A window of Parasynechococcus marenigrum WH 8102 contains these coding sequences:
- a CDS encoding RNA polymerase sigma factor, RpoD/SigA family, producing MPRQPRRTGETRDRRSRSTTDLLRLYLQDIGRVDLLTNEEEVTLARLVQRREALLQQQRDLATSDAAIGELYRLEELQRREANQHSHWPTKQEWARAAHLSLAELQQRIEAGYGAWAREANLEARELKTALRNGRRAKDHMIQANLRLVVAVAKKYQQRGMELLDLVQEGTLGLERAVEKFDPTRGFRFSTYAYWWIRQGMTRAIATQSRTIRLPVHVTEKLNRIKRAQQEIATNEGRIASIADLARALKLSEDTVRQTLARVPRSVSLDTRVGRDQDTQLGDLIEDGKATPEQTLTHDELHNDLEHLLDELTSREAAVLRRRFGLEDDTPQTLAQIGEALKLSRERVRQIETRALLKLRQPQRRSKVRDYIQGLDS from the coding sequence GATCTGCTCACCAATGAGGAGGAGGTGACGCTGGCCCGGCTGGTGCAACGACGTGAGGCTCTGTTGCAGCAGCAACGGGATCTGGCCACCAGTGACGCCGCCATCGGAGAGCTGTACCGCCTTGAGGAACTGCAGCGTCGGGAAGCCAATCAGCACAGCCATTGGCCCACCAAGCAGGAATGGGCTCGCGCCGCACACCTGAGCCTGGCGGAACTGCAACAGCGGATCGAAGCCGGCTACGGCGCCTGGGCCCGGGAAGCCAACCTGGAGGCCCGTGAGCTGAAAACTGCTCTGCGCAATGGTCGCCGTGCCAAGGACCACATGATCCAGGCCAACCTGCGCCTGGTGGTAGCCGTGGCCAAGAAGTACCAGCAACGCGGCATGGAACTGTTGGACCTCGTCCAGGAGGGCACTCTTGGCCTGGAGCGGGCGGTGGAAAAGTTCGACCCAACACGGGGCTTCCGTTTCAGCACCTACGCCTACTGGTGGATCCGCCAGGGCATGACGCGGGCCATCGCCACCCAGAGCCGCACGATCCGGCTACCGGTGCATGTCACCGAAAAACTGAACCGGATCAAACGGGCGCAGCAGGAGATCGCCACCAACGAAGGACGCATCGCCTCGATCGCTGATCTGGCCCGTGCGCTGAAGCTGAGTGAGGACACCGTGCGCCAGACCCTGGCGCGGGTGCCCCGCTCCGTTTCGTTGGACACCCGTGTAGGCCGGGACCAGGACACCCAACTGGGAGACCTGATCGAAGACGGTAAGGCCACGCCGGAACAGACCCTCACCCACGACGAACTGCATAACGACCTCGAGCATCTGCTTGATGAGCTCACCAGCCGAGAAGCGGCGGTGCTGCGGCGGCGCTTCGGACTGGAGGACGACACACCCCAGACCCTGGCGCAGATCGGCGAAGCTTTGAAATTATCCCGCGAAAGGGTGCGTCAGATCGAAACCCGGGCCCTGCTGAAACTGCGTCAACCGCAACGGAGGAGCAAGGTGCGGGACTACATCCAGGGGTTGGATTCCTGA